The genomic interval TTAACGGTGTATATTGTCTGTATTAATTACTGTATCACCACTCTATACGCACTAGTATAGACATCTAGACATAACCTGActatttttaaatgtacataaaatgctacaaaaaattccatttttccATATCTTTTCAAAACTTTTGATCTCCGAAATATCGCATTATTTCCTATGCATGCAAATCGCCCAAAGAAGCCGATTTTGTCATAACTTCTGCTCGTATTTTCTGATTTATTCGTTTTGTCCGTGATACAGAGTCCGACAAAATAGTTCGGGCTCACATCGGTCAGAATACAGATGGTACCTTATAGAAATATTTCCACAATAAAAACTAATACGTCGCCTTTGAAGCTTCCAACTGGACTGATTATCCAGTGTTTCGCATTCATAATCAAATCGGCCGTATTCCGAAGTGGTCAGTTAGAAAATTCACACTGAATACATTACTGACCGCTGGTCAACGCTGTCCAGTTCGTCGGCAACACTGGCGACGTTAATGGATTCCAAAAGTCCCGGTACATTTTCGACGACAAAATGACCGTTTCATATTGCGTGACCTTTGGTTTGCATTCTTAAAATGTGAGCAAACGCGGGCGATACTGGTcaagtaatttaaatataatttaattttgattgaataataaattattgtgcATTTCACGGATATGCCAAAACGTGATTACACCGTCTTTGTCATCGGGAGTGTCATTTATAACAGATATTTGCGACATTTATTACAACGCTTTTTAAGCATAAAGTTTTCCGAATTAGGTGGAAAATGGCATTAATGAGAATATCCTAATATTGTATTCAATCAGAAACTATAACTGCTCTATATCAGaatattaaaatttcattttgaagTATTCAGTTATTGgatcaaaacataatcaaatatatatCGCCCTTTACATAGATGCACAGACAAAAATACCGCTATGACGTGGAGACCATGTACTACATTTAAAATGTACGAAAATGTAAGATGTtaaagaaaaattgtgttttgtttgtttgttgtgtgtgttctttttcaatattttcaatttttcaaaagtaTAGAATTGGAAACATGATAGCAGACACAACACGATTATTGCTCAATGAAAATGCAGGAAGCAATTGGCTGAAACGCCTCCGGAATACACCATCCAATACCCGCAATAGGACAGCTCGTGTAAAGCGGTTAGTACAGTTTTTACAGAAGGAAGCGTGTTTTTTTTTGTGATTTACTTATGCACGCATGGTTATATTTGTGATGGTAGATGCTTGCAAAATTCTTTAACAATAGCTGTGGCAGTGTATGAACTATTCATAGCAAAATGGGACGTGTCTATCATATTCACGTTCTTCAAATGCGTCATGTCTGTGTTATTCGGTTTCAATAAAATTGCTTTACACATTTAAGAACTATTTGTTAAACCTTGCGTTTAGTCAAAACATCAACGAAAATACAAAACACATGGCACTCGTGTTGTACATacattatgtttatttacatGGTACATAGTgtttctttaattatttcatttgtcCACAAAATCCCGAATGTGTTGCAAGAAAAACAGCTGGTAGAGTCTCGATTAACTGAACCTAATTTCTGACGCTCATTTAAAATTAAAgtctaatttaaattaaacataaaaaatacttgTTTGTTATAATAAGTTGTCGAATAACCAATTACcggaagcacgagtgatttgattcAATTCATATCAACTTTCCGCCGTGTGTTATAACGTAACACACTTTGACATGAAAGTCGTATTTCGGTTTTAACAAGTCGTTTAACTAAATATTTATCTTGATTTGTCTTTGACATAGTATTTACTATTTCTAACGACGATCCGTCCATAATCGTCCGTTATGGTTCCTGCTCCGTCaattatttgagccgcgttctgagaaaactggacttaatgcatgtgcgtaaattgtcgtcctagattagcctgtgcagtccacacaggctaatcagggaagacactttccgctttatggtatttttagttttaaggaagtccctccttaccgaaaatcaagtttaggcggaaagtgtcgtccctgattagcctgtgcggactgcacaggctaatctgggatgacacttaactcacgtgtattaagcccagttttctcagaacaaggctcatttgtacCCAATCAATGTTCATTATAAACTAACGCTAGTTAGGTAGCTGTTGAAGATTGCACATCAAAACTTGAAAACGAAACGATGGACATTTAACGGAGCTACAAAATCAATCAACTGTATAAGGCTTTGTATTTGCACCTGTCACAACGACCACGAACATTAATTTGCAAAGCTATTTAACGCTCCCAAAATGGGACTCGAACCCGTAACCCCCCGatggctaggcggacaccatagccactacaccactgcgactcGATTACGCGATGGTTTTTATACTTCGTAACTTGATCATCATTGATTATGTCGCTGAGGGTCAATATATTGGCTCTATTTTATTTTGGTAGCGCATTCTTGGAATGTGTTGTTACCGCTCATTATTGAGGCAGAATATTTCAGGGTTTAATTTCCTCCTTTTTATAAGCAAGTTTGCAGGTTTCGTAGTAGAACATTCAATATATATGAAGAAACAACGCAATAATATGAGGTTCTTTATTATAAATACAGAAATGTTGGGTGTTTCAGACGTATGCAGTTCGGTGTGACGTTTGAGACTGAGTTCAAGTTGTAAATACAGTGACTAACTTCAAATTAGTAAATTTACGATTAAATAAGAGAAACACGATATAGACATTTAGTAAGCACATCGTGCTTAATGACTGCATGGAGATACAGTGGATACATCTGCAAAAAACATAAACTTACGCATTACGTTTTGCAAACGAATGCGCATATTTCAATCATAAACGTGTATCGATTACGCGATTGTCATCATTTAATTAATGCTGTACCTGTAACGATTAACCGTGAACgattaataaataatacaatccCGTCAATATTCGTATTTCTGTTTTCCACAAAAGCATGCACCGCATAGATAGAATTTAAAATACGGTGTACATTATAAATACTAGTATATGTTGTAACAAAAACAACTATGTATAGAACACGTGGAAATTGCTTAGGACACATCAATCTCTTCTTCACCACTGTCAGAAACGGATTCTAAATCGTCTTCAACGTCACCCATTTGTCTAAAAATCTGCTGTGACGTCACAGTCATTTGGGCGTATGGATTTAAATCGGACACCGTTTCCTCCGGTCGATTTTCTAACGTCGAAGACTCGCCGCTGTACTCTGGTTCGGAATTATCTTCTACGTCACTTGTATCTTTCGTATTTACGTCATTTAAATCTGGAGTTTGATTGTTTTTATTGGGAAGCGTATTATCACGTGATCCACCGGAAGACAAGAGTTCTCTTTCCTTGGAATTGCGCCATTTCATGCGTCTGTTCTGAAACCAGATCTTTACCTGAAAAAGAGAagatacacttcaacaccgttatttcgaagtcgtcgggaccgttaaaaaaacttcggattaacgattattcgaaataaacatttgacagacgacttctttgatcctgaaaaaatacaacattgtggaattcgcatggttggGTCACAgtgtacatgtacttttaataattgttttacttaaaaacgtaaactagtcagatagcaattgatttctacttgtaacaaacggaggaataaaacgattctttttcttctttttatttttctctaattacagaacatataaaatataatgcatagcgcatcatacatgttaatacatatgaatacattttcggaaatgaattcacttttttttaaataagacgcgatgtctttctgaacaccggcgttagcagcactaaactggacgcgtgttacatatttctccaatttgtcaaggaaaTTGATGAACTGgcttccgcccgtgttttgctcgcagaactgccttacgtcgttgatgcatgtgatcacacgttgattagatatcatgttcattcatgtgttgtcggcctcgtcgtcggcttttgacgacattataaaattaacatgctacgcgcaggcgacaaaggtgtaattatcggctttgacgcacaacgcgcagacgacataggtgtgaaattacgctcagtgttttgcagttttgacttcggattaaagattgataataaggtgcgaattatagtgtttgGACCGACATAaacacttcgaattaacgatttcttcggttaaacgaagttcggattaacaatgaaattttacattgaacaaagcAGAACtacaatcgggacccgaaaaatacttcgaaataacggtgacttcggattatcggtgttcgaaataacggtgttgaagtgtatgtaTAAACAATTTGTCGACCATGTATGAACACTGCATATAAAGTAGTAACTTGTTTACCGTATTGTACGTACGATACTATATTGTTCAAGCATTTGATAAATAATGACATGCCTACTTTTTTAATCTTAAGCCACGCCTACTTGTCAACTTCTACAAGCGCTGTTACATTTGCGAAGTGACTGATTGGTACAAAACGCGCCGAGTGGATTAACGCATTGTCAAGACAATCATTTCGCGTTTTTCACATATTTATTCCGATAATTGTTAAACTATTTCCTTTATTATTTAGACGCGTGTGTAACAAGTGTGGATTAATACAACCGATATTAGAGTCATTTTCAAAGCACCATCAATGCACAAACTCCGAAGATACCGATGATATAAATGTAGCTCATGTGTTTGCCTATAGATAACTTTCGCCCGAATACACAGAATGACAGAAAAGTATAAAATTGCTATAAGAAAACAATTACAGGATAAAATAAAAGAATTGTCTTCTCATTACAGCGGTTCACATGCTGTGAGATTCGCGGATGTGTCAACCACAGAAGTCGCGAAGTAATGAAGCAGGCCATCTTCGCAAGTTTAGCTCGATTTATTTGCGCGGAAGCTTACTGTAATGGGAACTATATGGCAATCTGGAGCTGACGTATAATTAGTTTATGCACGCCCATTGGGGAGTTTATGGGGTGTTCATTGAACGGAAATCTCACTTAGAGTCTCCTTGTGCGAAGTGCGTTCGACAGTTGTGGCTGTATTTTTATAACGTTCATAGACCAGCACTGACACAAGGGGATTCTGTCCATTAACATAGCaatgtttgtgtttaaaaatgATCACTAGCATTCTTTGATAAGTTTTACTACGGGTTTTAAGTGAAATTATTAACTGTTCCGAGTCTGTTTTTTTTAGCATTTTAGTACCTTTGTTTGAACCTTCCATCCTCTAAAGTACGTTTATGTATGCATTAACGAGTGTTTTGTGTCATGGGAACATTGGCACATAATCAAACATGATTTCACTTCTATTGCGCTTTCAAAGGTCGGGAATTTGATCCTTAAATGTTGATGACATCGGATATACACAGATAGTGATCCGCCTGTGGTtcttaaatattattgtattgtatCGTTGTGGTTGTAATTTTGAAGCAGGTTCATAGATATGCATATAGTGAGACGTTGAGGATTATGATCGAAAGGAAAACTAGTGCATGGGTTTGATGATGagtttgatgatgataatgatgatgatgatgatgatgatgatgatgatgatgatgatgatgatgatgatgatgataatgatgatgatgatgatgatgattatgatgatgatgatgatgatgatgatgatgatgatgacgatgatgatgatgacgatgatgatgatgatgatgatgatgatgatgatgatgatgatgatgatgatgatgatgatgatgttgatgatgtctTTAAATGATGATTATGACAAAGAGAAGGAAAACGCCAAATGTTACTATACAAAATCAACATTTACCTGCGAGTCCTTTAGTCCAAGTTTGTTTGCCAGCTTCTTACGGTCCGGCTTGCTGATGTACTTCTGTTTCTGGAACATCTTCTCGAGCCCCTTCCGCTGCATGTCCGAAAACACCGCCCGCCTCAACATCCCCCGCCGCGGCTTCCCCCTCATCTGACTGAGGAACGAGAATGCACTCGGCATCGGCAGTAGCGGGGACCCtgggtaaataaaaaataaaggaaTTTCAAAACGTTTGCATCGTTAAGTATTACTCGCGTCAAACGTAAATGGGCATATGAAAATACCGGGACAGGCATAATCAAGATATGCCTCTGCATACATATTCTCTTACATCGAGTCATAATGTCAGCTCATGGGATCACGAAACCGTGCATGACGTCATAGCGGACAGTGAagctcctgatcagactgtgagccttgtactgagaaaactgggcttaatgcatgttcgtatagtgtcgtcccagattagcctgtgcagtccgcacaggctaatcagggtcgacactctccgcttttatggtatttttagtttcaatgaagtctctccttacccaaaatcaagtttaggcggaaagtgtcgtccctgattagcctgtgcggactgggacgacacttaacgcacatgcattaagccctgttttctcagaacgcgactcactgTGCATTTGCGCACGCTGGTCTACTGAGACGCTAGTCGCGTATGGCATAACTCCCATTTCCGCACAATATGCGGCTTGTACACGCTAGTTTAGCAGCTGCGCTATTTACGCGCACCGCCAATGCCGAATCGCCGCACTGAACTTATCGCTGTACTTCAAGGCATGTTTGTGATTATCAACGAATACAGTTGTATATTACCAAGGTTCGTACGTTTATTTTTCCCTACCAAGAACCTGGAAGTGAATATAATATACATCTATGTATGTAAGAAAGTAAAACCGTTTTCTTTCAAAccatattgaatatatttatatatacagtaTATATGGGGTTCACAAATTAACTTTACTGGATGTAAACACGCCGGTAAGTGGTGttgtagtgtgtgtttttttaataacttttcaaaacgttttttttcttaagaattttaactagtgcatatGCTGCTAATGGCAATTTCCAAAtacaaaattactttatttaataggCCTGTGTTCTTATCCAAAAATTCGGTCTGTACAGCATTCATCTACACGGGTATgcagcacgcaacgtgaaatgttggCATCGGTTTCAAACGCACtaaaggatttattcttaaatctttaagatatcgacacaaactgcaagaaaaaacaCTGTCTTTTGTGcactaaatatttttgaaaaatctatttcaataacttgaggtattttcaaaaataaaattcttaacggcgtgtttacGTCCTGTTCAGCCcgatcgacacaaactgcaagaaaaaaaacTATCTTTTGTGCACTAAATATTTGTGCaaaatgtttttcattaacttgagatattttcaaaactaaagttcttaacggcgtgttaaCGCCCTGTTCAGCCCGAGTGTAAACCCatgtaaaccccgttgatcctgtaCCCTGTATTTGTATTTAAGACGAATGGTATACATGTAGATGTTAAATAGTAAACCAAAATGCGCGGTATGAATCAGACCTCTTCATGTTCATTTAAAATAGTTAACACATAGCTTACGCAACGAACTTCGATCACAAAACTGAACTCAGTGTGGAACTTCAGCCCGTGGTAAAGTGCTGCTAACggtaataatttgtttaattaatatttaattgtttagtgCCTCTACTTCTTAGCAACCTGTGACGACGGGCCTGAGCAAAATAGAGGTAATAAAGATCAGTATCTTGGTAATTTGCAAATCGGCGGGCTGCCTTTGAAAATCACGACACCTATTCGGCGTGTGTCTATGGGGGTTTTAATTATTCCACTTGGTAACATCTTGATTCGTGCTCTGGAAATATGAGTTAATCATTTTCCAATTATTGTTAGTGTTATTTGTTTCATCCATTTTATTAATTGTGTAACAGCAAAGCGTAAACAAAAATATTAGACCATATTTGTCTCAGGTAATCGATTAAACGGGCCGGGCTGTTTATATAACGGGCTAAATTTCATATGGCCTTTATGCGATGACAAATTTGCATGATATAAGCGAATGTGCCTCTAACACGCTTCTTGCAAGATGTTGCAGCATATCTATTTTGTTGTCAATGCCCCGATATCGTCATTATTTATATATGATACAAATGAAATAAGGGAAAAGCTTTGCTTTATTGTTGTTGTGAATGAGTGTTTAGAGATCAAACCCGCAGCATATGGTACTATTTCctaatgttaattgtttaatgTGATCGCATAATACAGCGCAATAACTAAATAATATGAGCATTCGAACCCATCATTATGCGGACATGAATGCAATCACCTTGTAACTACGTATGCTCCATATTTagaatatagttttttttaacaatatgtatagtgtttcttttaatatataaaaatcggCCGTGAGATTacttttgtcattcataattcgCATTCCCAATTGTGCGACATACTGGGGACGCATCTTTTTTCAAACAAAGCATTTCGTTCAATAAGCATTCTTATCGTTTGTacaattatttgcattaaatacgTCCAGTACATCTCTTTTCTCACGCAAAATCCACGTATACTTCGATCCTTAATCGCAATTCAATATGTAGACAGACTTTTAAATAAACAACCTGTCGATTTTAAAGTAAGCGTTTATCTCGATTGCCTTTTATGTTCAAATGTGTAATGAATAATCATAAGGGTATAATAACCTCGCACGTTTGTCCGTGGCATCATTGTCATTAAACCGTTTGAATAGCAAAATTTGACAAAATGAAGTGCGGCGAACTTCAATGGTTTCAATGTCAACATCAGGGGATAATTGCAGGTATTCTGTTTGAGATATCTAAAACACTGCTAAAGAGTCAATTTAAACAGA from Dreissena polymorpha isolate Duluth1 chromosome 1, UMN_Dpol_1.0, whole genome shotgun sequence carries:
- the LOC127871939 gene encoding homeobox protein DBX1-like; this translates as MFQNVMTPAQMYQSLFRTFPLVPQPVTSTSTSASFFVENLLREGHTEFMTRPMTSLASLTSMPGANVGLPGGLTMTSFQAGARTHDGEHNVTSPSNKTPFLKFGVNAILGTDKESRSSPLSTYTGSPSHMTGSPGMCPKPCSPSLGCQSCVPRQQFFYEHPFQGMLRHPYFTGSPLLPMPSAFSFLSQMRGKPRRGMLRRAVFSDMQRKGLEKMFQKQKYISKPDRKKLANKLGLKDSQVKIWFQNRRMKWRNSKERELLSSGGSRDNTLPNKNNQTPDLNDVNTKDTSDVEDNSEPEYSGESSTLENRPEETVSDLNPYAQMTVTSQQIFRQMGDVEDDLESVSDSGEEEIDVS